Proteins from a genomic interval of uncultured Methanocorpusculum sp.:
- the rpiA gene encoding ribose-5-phosphate isomerase RpiA: protein MDAVTEAKRNAGYRAADLVKDGMIVGLGTGSTVFFAMERLGERIASEGIRIFGVPTSNQTAMRAEEYGIPLTTLSLHPVLDIAIDGADQVTPSKQMIKGRGAAHLREKIVADAAKQFVVVIDSAKEVSDLDAAVPIEILPFAYGSVCRKLAALGGEPVMRNGVKKDGPVISDNGNYIFDCAFGKVDDPSGLESAINAIPGVVENGIFAKMTEKTLVIVGKSP, encoded by the coding sequence ATGGATGCTGTGACTGAAGCAAAAAGAAATGCCGGCTATCGTGCGGCTGATTTAGTTAAGGATGGGATGATCGTGGGTCTTGGTACCGGGTCTACAGTGTTTTTTGCGATGGAACGTCTTGGAGAGCGTATTGCGTCAGAGGGTATCAGGATCTTTGGTGTTCCGACCTCTAATCAGACTGCAATGCGTGCCGAGGAGTACGGCATTCCGCTGACGACCCTGTCTCTCCACCCGGTTTTAGATATTGCCATTGATGGGGCGGATCAGGTAACTCCCTCAAAGCAGATGATCAAAGGACGCGGTGCGGCTCACCTCAGAGAAAAGATCGTGGCCGATGCGGCAAAACAGTTTGTCGTGGTGATTGATTCGGCAAAAGAGGTCTCGGATCTTGACGCCGCCGTACCGATTGAAATACTGCCGTTTGCTTATGGAAGTGTCTGCAGGAAGCTTGCTGCACTTGGTGGCGAGCCAGTTATGCGGAACGGCGTTAAAAAGGATGGCCCGGTGATCTCGGACAATGGAAATTATATTTTTGACTGTGCTTTTGGCAAAGTGGACGATCCTTCCGGGCTCGAGTCTGCAATAAATGCGATTCCAGGCGTGGTGGAGAATGGTATTTTTGCGAAAATGACCGAAAAAACGCTTGTCATCGTCGGTAAAAGCCCCTGA
- a CDS encoding MarR family transcriptional regulator, translated as MQQKTLQRGLGHNIMAFDKYFRIYLKNGLKDHNLNAAEGMVLLSLIEKGNKTEGEIFTTIHTRDPEITQDQLVHELHYDKSVMTRTMQSLEGKGYVVRAVNPTDSRSFVFSLTKKGAVFKEVLLTNMMEWNAAVLDGFSLSEIDLMNDMLARLAQNAKVAGSRER; from the coding sequence ATGCAGCAAAAAACATTACAAAGAGGTCTTGGTCACAACATCATGGCCTTTGACAAGTATTTCAGAATCTATCTGAAAAACGGTCTTAAAGACCATAATCTCAATGCAGCTGAGGGAATGGTCCTCCTCTCCCTCATCGAAAAGGGAAACAAAACCGAGGGAGAGATTTTCACCACTATACACACCCGTGATCCTGAGATAACTCAGGATCAATTGGTACACGAACTGCATTATGATAAAAGCGTCATGACCCGAACGATGCAGTCGCTTGAAGGAAAAGGGTATGTTGTCCGTGCCGTAAACCCAACGGACAGCAGGTCGTTTGTTTTTTCTTTGACTAAAAAGGGAGCGGTATTCAAAGAAGTTCTGCTGACCAACATGATGGAATGGAACGCTGCAGTGCTGGACGGATTCTCCCTTTCGGAGATCGATTTGATGAATGATATGCTTGCAAGACTTGCACAAAATGCAAAAGTGGCCGGCAGCCGGGAAAGATGA
- a CDS encoding glucose-6-phosphate isomerase family protein, with amino-acid sequence MKQFWPGSLPTPSVRTVEDMENVFASRPSNRDPATPLYYMYRDLYQTHGDHTWLERHHLRYDITRIPAGVINGEYTKTKGHYHPSNTAGVPYPEVYEVLSGSAYYLLQKRDHTDVILVPAHAGDLVLIPPGYGHVTINPGRDELIMANLVSTDFASEYGEINEMHGAAYYYMKKEGWVPNPHYGDQIPMHVILPLPLPELGLVPGRGLYGMVGTTDTLDVMNRPEEYMDIIGRFCADKKRF; translated from the coding sequence ATGAAACAGTTCTGGCCCGGCTCGCTTCCCACCCCTTCCGTCCGGACCGTGGAGGACATGGAGAATGTCTTTGCCTCACGTCCGTCGAATCGCGATCCCGCTACTCCGCTCTATTATATGTACCGGGATCTCTACCAGACGCACGGAGACCACACCTGGCTCGAACGCCATCATCTCAGATATGATATCACCCGGATTCCTGCCGGAGTTATCAATGGAGAATATACCAAGACCAAAGGACATTATCATCCCTCCAACACTGCCGGGGTCCCGTATCCCGAGGTGTATGAGGTTCTTTCCGGATCCGCCTATTATCTGTTACAGAAACGCGATCATACCGACGTAATACTCGTTCCGGCTCACGCCGGGGATCTGGTCCTCATCCCTCCCGGATACGGTCATGTGACCATCAATCCAGGACGTGACGAGCTGATTATGGCAAATCTGGTCTCCACAGATTTTGCCAGCGAATACGGCGAGATCAATGAGATGCACGGGGCCGCATACTATTACATGAAAAAAGAAGGCTGGGTTCCAAATCCGCACTATGGTGATCAAATCCCAATGCATGTAATCCTCCCCCTTCCCCTTCCAGAACTTGGACTTGTTCCCGGACGGGGTCTTTACGGGATGGTCGGCACAACTGATACATTGGACGTTATGAACCGGCCTGAGGAGTATATGGATATCATCGGCCGGTTTTGTGCGGATAAAAAACGTTTTTGA
- a CDS encoding presenilin family intramembrane aspartyl protease PSH, producing the protein MSEHTLRSAASYAGLILMMAVTNLLAVLLIGPVTAAGLGAFEDPDSVLNAFLFIFAMLVVTAVLLILIKWKAQQVISLIIGFSLAAVIYYVVKALLREFDLGIWADVGGVIVGIGIIALLWLYPEWYVINIAGIVVAAGCAVIFGVSLSLFPVLILLVLLMVYDFVAVKRSKHMLTLADGVLRQKMPIMFLVPKTKGYSYRKNGLSIRDSKGERGAYMIGMGDVIMPAILVVSAQVFAGGEGVLSIFGLYLPALGALIGGIIGLLILMVPVNTGKPQPGLPLINGCAISGFFLCCHIAGSWGWLVW; encoded by the coding sequence ATGAGCGAACATACTCTGCGTTCAGCGGCTTCATATGCCGGTCTTATTCTGATGATGGCGGTGACCAACCTCCTTGCTGTCCTTTTAATCGGCCCGGTGACGGCGGCGGGCCTGGGTGCATTTGAAGATCCTGACTCTGTTCTCAATGCGTTTCTCTTCATCTTTGCGATGCTGGTCGTCACGGCTGTGCTTTTGATTCTGATCAAATGGAAGGCGCAGCAGGTGATCAGTCTCATCATCGGTTTTTCTCTGGCAGCAGTGATCTATTACGTGGTAAAGGCTCTCCTGCGGGAGTTCGACCTTGGTATCTGGGCCGATGTTGGAGGAGTGATTGTTGGTATCGGTATCATTGCTCTTCTTTGGCTCTATCCGGAATGGTACGTGATCAATATTGCAGGAATCGTGGTTGCTGCCGGATGTGCGGTTATTTTTGGCGTGTCTCTCTCGCTTTTCCCAGTCCTGATTCTTCTTGTTCTGCTGATGGTCTATGATTTTGTCGCAGTAAAGCGGTCAAAACATATGCTGACCCTTGCTGATGGTGTTCTTCGCCAGAAGATGCCGATCATGTTTCTCGTTCCAAAGACGAAAGGGTATTCATACCGGAAAAACGGTTTATCCATCCGTGATTCAAAAGGTGAACGCGGCGCGTACATGATCGGTATGGGTGACGTGATCATGCCGGCGATCCTTGTGGTCTCGGCACAGGTATTTGCCGGAGGTGAAGGAGTTCTCTCCATATTTGGTCTGTATCTGCCTGCTTTAGGTGCTTTAATCGGCGGAATTATTGGTCTTTTGATATTAATGGTGCCGGTAAACACCGGAAAACCTCAGCCTGGTCTTCCTCTGATCAATGGGTGTGCGATCAGTGGTTTCTTCCTCTGCTGCCATATTGCAGGTTCATGGGGCTGGCTTGTCTGGTAG
- the fen gene encoding flap endonuclease-1 — protein MGVALRPLLAEYKESPGWEGLGGIAAVDAFNALYQFLSGIRQADGAPLMDGQGRITSHLSGLLFRNANLIEKNITPIYVFDGKPPVFKASTLAKRHEVRENAADAWEKALKEGDEESARKYAMASSKIDAFIIDSSKELLSALGIAWIQAPEEGEAQSSFMTRNGDVTYAVSQDYDSLLFGAPNLVRNITFSGKKRIRGKVLSVHPERLRLEEVLTGLSVTQEELIQIALLIGTDYNSGVPGVGPKTAVKIVREGKFYDRIGESENAAEPDQLIGYFLDPPVEKSYSIECRSPDPDRVIDLLCGEHGFTQERVEAGLEQLGAKKGQATLDAWF, from the coding sequence ATGGGTGTTGCCCTCCGGCCGCTTCTTGCGGAGTATAAGGAGTCGCCCGGATGGGAAGGGCTCGGCGGGATTGCGGCAGTCGATGCCTTCAACGCACTCTATCAATTCCTTTCCGGGATACGGCAGGCCGACGGCGCGCCGCTTATGGATGGACAAGGACGGATCACCTCGCATCTGAGCGGGCTTCTCTTTCGGAATGCGAACCTGATTGAAAAAAACATCACCCCCATATACGTTTTTGACGGAAAGCCGCCGGTCTTCAAAGCATCAACACTGGCAAAACGCCACGAAGTTCGGGAAAACGCAGCAGATGCATGGGAAAAAGCTCTGAAAGAGGGAGATGAAGAGAGTGCCAGAAAATATGCGATGGCATCTTCGAAAATAGATGCATTCATCATCGACTCATCAAAGGAACTCCTTTCTGCCCTTGGAATAGCGTGGATACAGGCTCCCGAAGAGGGGGAAGCACAGTCCTCGTTTATGACACGGAATGGGGATGTGACCTATGCTGTATCGCAGGATTATGACTCACTCCTTTTTGGAGCGCCGAACCTGGTTCGAAACATCACTTTCTCGGGAAAGAAAAGGATTCGAGGAAAGGTACTTTCAGTCCATCCGGAACGTCTAAGGCTGGAAGAGGTCCTAACTGGACTTTCCGTGACTCAGGAAGAACTCATCCAGATAGCGCTACTCATAGGGACAGATTACAACAGCGGGGTGCCAGGGGTAGGACCAAAGACAGCGGTGAAAATTGTCAGAGAAGGAAAGTTCTATGACCGGATCGGCGAGTCGGAGAATGCCGCAGAGCCGGATCAGCTGATCGGATATTTTCTGGATCCTCCGGTCGAGAAGTCCTATAGTATTGAATGCAGGTCTCCGGATCCGGATCGGGTCATTGATCTTTTGTGCGGGGAACATGGATTTACTCAGGAAAGGGTTGAGGCAGGGCTCGAACAGCTCGGTGCAAAAAAGGGTCAGGCAACTCTGGACGCCTGGTTCTAA
- a CDS encoding DHA2 family efflux MFS transporter permease subunit: MNDPLPTGKTLIFILIVASIASFMSSLDGTIVNIALPSIAEAFDLTTSSVAWVSTIYLLVIAGLLLIIGKIIDTIGIKNIFLGGFAIFVIGSFSCGFFPDLLHSFNLLLISRIVQAIGGGMMIVVAPAMLSLFMPGDRRAKGLSLIMLFAAVGMALGPTLGGYLTEYLSWHWIFFINVPVGIFAIVLGLIVIPEKKPDSCPLKKFDTPGAVLIFVGLAALLFSFSEGFSLGWTSPEIIVSVLLAVIFIGGFIRRELHYDNPLIDLGMFKSRSFVVLNIVFALLYFTFAGANYVLPFYLEYIHGFSTANAGLILTSLSVGMMITGILSGLIYAKLVGKIKYMVMAGVVLVGVGYFLLSHLNPVTGLGVIITALSMIGLGIGVTVTPLTTLIMGAAPPSKQGMVSSLTGLERYAPMTIGVAVYNLMVIVGIVISVKNSGITYKTPADISPYILSFGFDLAFVISVILAVIILALCFFIKEEKAAEE, encoded by the coding sequence ATGAACGATCCTCTCCCAACTGGAAAAACCCTGATCTTCATCCTTATTGTCGCGTCCATCGCCTCGTTTATGTCATCCCTTGACGGGACGATCGTCAATATTGCCCTTCCAAGCATCGCGGAAGCATTCGATCTCACCACCTCCTCCGTCGCCTGGGTCAGTACAATATATCTTCTCGTAATCGCCGGTCTGCTCCTGATTATCGGGAAAATTATCGACACCATCGGCATCAAAAATATATTCCTGGGAGGATTTGCCATCTTTGTCATCGGATCATTTTCCTGCGGATTTTTCCCCGACCTCCTGCACTCATTCAACCTCCTCCTGATTTCCCGTATCGTTCAAGCAATAGGCGGTGGAATGATGATAGTAGTGGCTCCGGCCATGCTTTCCCTGTTCATGCCGGGAGACAGACGGGCAAAAGGCCTCTCACTCATAATGCTATTTGCCGCCGTTGGGATGGCACTTGGTCCGACTCTTGGAGGATATCTTACCGAGTACCTTTCCTGGCACTGGATCTTTTTCATCAACGTCCCTGTCGGTATTTTTGCCATTGTTCTGGGCCTGATCGTCATCCCGGAAAAGAAACCCGATTCATGCCCTCTCAAAAAATTTGACACCCCAGGAGCAGTTCTTATTTTTGTCGGCCTTGCGGCACTGCTCTTCTCCTTCTCGGAAGGCTTTTCCCTTGGGTGGACATCGCCAGAGATCATAGTCTCGGTCCTCCTTGCCGTGATCTTTATCGGCGGCTTTATCCGACGTGAACTGCACTACGACAACCCGCTGATTGACCTTGGAATGTTCAAAAGCCGATCATTTGTCGTCCTGAACATCGTTTTCGCACTGCTGTATTTCACCTTTGCCGGGGCGAACTATGTTCTCCCGTTCTACCTTGAGTATATACACGGTTTCTCGACCGCAAACGCGGGACTCATCCTTACAAGCCTCTCGGTCGGGATGATGATCACCGGCATTCTATCCGGTCTGATCTATGCAAAACTGGTCGGCAAAATAAAATATATGGTCATGGCAGGTGTTGTTCTGGTTGGCGTGGGATATTTCCTTCTCTCTCACTTGAATCCGGTCACGGGACTTGGGGTCATCATCACCGCACTTTCAATGATCGGTCTCGGCATTGGTGTGACGGTCACGCCTCTTACCACGCTTATCATGGGAGCGGCACCTCCATCCAAGCAGGGAATGGTCTCAAGTCTGACCGGTCTTGAGCGCTATGCCCCTATGACGATCGGTGTGGCAGTTTACAACCTGATGGTGATTGTTGGAATCGTCATAAGCGTCAAGAACTCGGGGATCACGTATAAAACACCTGCAGATATCAGCCCATACATCCTCTCCTTCGGCTTTGACCTGGCATTTGTGATTTCAGTGATTCTCGCCGTGATAATTCTGGCTCTCTGCTTCTTTATCAAAGAAGAAAAAGCAGCAGAAGAGTAA
- the hypE gene encoding hydrogenase expression/formation protein HypE translates to MKKDTEVNMMHGAGGEVMGELLRTLTAFKNNNAGGIGLESLDDGSTFTIGGKTTVLTTDSHVVKPIFFPGGDIGRVAVSGTVNDLAVMGARPIALTCAMVIEEGFPIADLEKIVASMDEALGEVGAAVITGDTKVVEKGSLDGIVINTAGVGVVGDEGFLIRDKNLSVGDKIIVSGTLGDHGLAIVSFREGFDLGDQLKSDVAPLWTMIEAVMKAAGKNNIHAMKDPTRGGFAACINEMARKAGVKVVVSEEMVPIRESVASAGSLLGIDPLQVANEGKCVMGVAPEAADRVLAALKNHPYGKNAAVIGEVVEGSGVVMQTRIGGERFIEPPLGDPVPRVC, encoded by the coding sequence ATGAAAAAAGATACAGAAGTAAATATGATGCACGGAGCCGGTGGGGAGGTCATGGGAGAACTTCTCCGGACACTCACGGCATTCAAAAACAATAACGCCGGCGGAATCGGCCTTGAGTCTCTGGATGATGGATCGACGTTCACGATCGGGGGAAAGACTACCGTTTTAACCACCGACTCGCATGTGGTCAAACCGATCTTTTTCCCTGGGGGGGACATCGGCAGGGTCGCCGTCTCCGGAACAGTCAATGATCTCGCCGTTATGGGTGCACGGCCGATCGCCCTGACCTGTGCAATGGTTATTGAAGAGGGATTTCCAATCGCTGATCTCGAAAAGATCGTTGCTTCGATGGATGAAGCCTTGGGCGAGGTTGGCGCAGCGGTCATCACCGGCGATACAAAAGTAGTTGAGAAAGGAAGTCTTGACGGGATCGTGATCAATACAGCCGGAGTCGGCGTGGTCGGGGACGAAGGATTTCTGATTCGCGACAAAAATCTCTCGGTCGGAGACAAAATCATCGTATCCGGTACACTTGGCGATCACGGACTTGCCATCGTTTCTTTTAGAGAGGGATTCGATCTTGGTGATCAGCTGAAGTCCGACGTTGCCCCCCTCTGGACGATGATCGAAGCGGTGATGAAGGCGGCCGGGAAAAATAATATTCATGCAATGAAGGACCCGACACGCGGAGGATTTGCGGCCTGTATCAACGAGATGGCACGCAAAGCCGGCGTAAAGGTCGTCGTCAGCGAAGAGATGGTCCCGATCAGGGAAAGCGTTGCCTCCGCAGGATCGCTTCTTGGAATCGACCCTCTGCAGGTCGCAAATGAAGGAAAATGCGTGATGGGCGTTGCTCCAGAAGCGGCGGACCGTGTGCTTGCCGCCCTGAAAAACCACCCTTACGGGAAAAATGCTGCGGTCATCGGCGAAGTGGTCGAAGGTTCCGGCGTCGTTATGCAGACACGTATCGGCGGCGAACGGTTCATCGAACCGCCGCTTGGCGATCCGGTTCCAAGAGTTTGTTGA
- the pyrC gene encoding dihydroorotase yields MSELVLSNTQLPDGRIADISIDQGVITHIGSSENADRVINCRNRLCIPAATDMHVHMRDGSQAAKETWKTGTQAAAAGGVATVVDQPNTTPPMDTVENFLERAALASKESLCHFGINGSVTEQADIAGLTEAGVLAFGEMFAAPSSYGSALTAEVIRDSLKIIADQNMLVTVHAEEVISGEIHTLAEHARSRPVSGEIRTIRQVQELAPENAKLHICHVSGAEAFEAIKGSFEVAPHHLFLSYEETYPENTFWKMNPPLRSKKERQYLIQNFAKIPVIASDHAPHTIQEKSQPFSAATPSGVPGVETMLPLLMNAVEQRTITLNDVIAKTVTNPCRILGIPAPSLTPGNRADLAVYAESPIKINGESLHSECGWTPYEGMPGLFPETTVIGGLPAWHDGEFTRGGGQMWKNTKAKQLRRKE; encoded by the coding sequence ATGTCTGAACTGGTTCTTTCAAATACCCAACTGCCTGACGGAAGGATCGCAGACATCTCTATAGATCAGGGGGTCATCACCCACATCGGCAGTTCCGAAAATGCAGACAGAGTAATTAATTGCAGAAACCGGCTCTGTATACCTGCCGCTACTGACATGCATGTCCATATGCGTGATGGGAGTCAGGCAGCAAAAGAGACATGGAAAACCGGCACTCAGGCAGCCGCGGCAGGAGGTGTGGCTACGGTCGTTGATCAGCCAAACACCACCCCCCCGATGGATACCGTCGAAAACTTTCTGGAAAGAGCTGCTCTCGCCTCGAAGGAATCCTTGTGTCACTTCGGTATTAACGGATCGGTTACCGAACAGGCGGATATCGCAGGCCTCACTGAGGCTGGCGTTCTTGCGTTTGGAGAGATGTTTGCCGCTCCGTCGAGTTACGGCAGTGCCCTTACTGCAGAGGTGATCCGTGATTCACTGAAGATTATTGCAGACCAAAACATGCTGGTGACCGTACATGCGGAAGAAGTTATTTCCGGAGAAATACACACCCTTGCCGAACATGCCCGTTCACGTCCGGTATCTGGGGAGATACGGACAATTCGTCAGGTTCAGGAACTCGCACCGGAAAATGCAAAACTACACATCTGTCATGTCAGCGGCGCCGAAGCATTCGAAGCGATCAAAGGAAGTTTCGAAGTTGCTCCCCATCATCTGTTTTTGTCTTATGAAGAGACATACCCTGAAAACACCTTCTGGAAGATGAATCCCCCGCTCCGTTCAAAAAAAGAACGGCAGTATCTTATCCAAAACTTCGCAAAAATTCCCGTGATTGCCTCCGACCATGCCCCGCATACAATTCAGGAAAAGTCACAGCCGTTCTCCGCCGCCACCCCGTCCGGTGTTCCGGGGGTTGAAACAATGCTTCCTCTCCTGATGAATGCCGTAGAACAACGAACGATCACCCTGAACGATGTAATTGCAAAAACGGTAACAAACCCATGCAGAATACTTGGCATACCTGCCCCTTCACTTACTCCGGGCAACCGGGCAGATCTTGCCGTGTATGCCGAGTCCCCAATAAAGATAAACGGTGAGTCTCTGCACAGTGAATGTGGATGGACGCCATACGAAGGTATGCCTGGTCTCTTTCCGGAAACAACGGTGATCGGCGGGTTACCTGCCTGGCATGATGGGGAGTTCACCCGCGGCGGGGGGCAGATGTGGAAAAATACCAAAGCCAAGCAACTTCGCCGAAAAGAGTAA
- a CDS encoding hydrogenase maturation nickel metallochaperone HypA, translating to MHESGIAYDVYVTSKRAAEENHAKLVKTIYVDVGSMAMVNPEQVEFMFRTFITDDPIFAETKLVFNTILPIAECACGYKGPEIFVCPNCGKLPHMVQGREIVVKNLEIETGESA from the coding sequence ATGCATGAATCAGGCATTGCCTATGACGTTTATGTGACCTCGAAGCGGGCTGCCGAAGAGAATCACGCAAAACTGGTAAAAACCATTTATGTGGATGTCGGATCCATGGCGATGGTAAATCCGGAGCAGGTTGAGTTCATGTTCCGGACTTTTATCACCGACGATCCGATCTTTGCAGAGACAAAACTCGTTTTTAACACAATTCTCCCGATAGCCGAATGTGCCTGCGGGTATAAGGGCCCGGAGATCTTTGTATGTCCCAACTGCGGGAAACTGCCCCACATGGTCCAGGGAAGAGAGATCGTCGTAAAGAATCTTGAGATCGAAACTGGTGAATCAGCATGA
- the dnaG gene encoding DNA primase DnaG: MYSIDSIKYLIHIHIEAEGVVEKTDVVGGIFGQTEGLLGEELDLRDLQRSGRIGRIDVQIISKHGKTAGECYIASSLDRAETAILAAALETIDRIGPCMAAIRIQNIEDLRAIKRRQIVERAKELLLESFDEVGISTYDILAEVREASRVEKITTIGPERLPAGPAVLESDAIIIVEGRADVLNLLKCGINNTVAVEGTKVPETVIDLSAKKNTTVFVDGDRGGDLILRELLQVADIDFVAFSPRRRSVEDMSRKEIVKSLRNKVPASVLKNHIEKDEPISDLVFEIEAAEEDQNPIPQKQEVNNIAPDVPANLPEEPPKSNNEEAVIPPIIASEPVRVKPENPHTIQEHTEYMRNTGRSRVLAEDAGVIGDYSLPELKAILPKLNDDAAGVIVDAAVDQKFIDQAFAKGLTYVAANAFEGIVRRPAGLRLIPF, encoded by the coding sequence ATGTATTCAATCGACAGTATCAAATATCTCATTCATATCCATATCGAAGCAGAAGGGGTGGTCGAAAAAACCGACGTAGTCGGTGGGATATTCGGCCAAACCGAGGGGCTTCTCGGGGAGGAACTCGATCTCCGAGATTTGCAGCGGAGCGGAAGAATCGGAAGAATCGATGTCCAGATCATTAGTAAACACGGAAAAACGGCAGGCGAGTGCTACATCGCATCCTCCCTTGACCGAGCGGAAACCGCCATATTAGCTGCAGCTCTGGAAACGATAGATCGTATAGGTCCCTGCATGGCAGCAATACGGATCCAGAACATTGAGGATCTCCGGGCAATCAAACGCCGACAGATAGTTGAACGGGCAAAGGAGCTTCTTCTGGAATCCTTTGATGAGGTGGGCATCTCCACATATGACATCCTTGCTGAGGTCAGAGAAGCAAGCAGGGTAGAAAAAATCACGACAATAGGACCCGAACGACTTCCAGCAGGACCTGCCGTTTTGGAGTCGGATGCGATCATCATTGTCGAGGGAAGGGCGGACGTCCTGAATCTTTTGAAGTGCGGGATTAACAATACCGTGGCAGTTGAAGGGACCAAGGTCCCGGAAACGGTCATTGACTTGTCCGCCAAGAAAAACACCACCGTTTTCGTTGACGGGGACAGAGGAGGAGATCTGATTCTGCGTGAACTTCTTCAGGTTGCCGACATCGACTTCGTGGCATTCTCTCCCCGCAGAAGAAGCGTGGAGGACATGAGCCGAAAGGAGATCGTCAAATCTCTCAGAAACAAGGTCCCGGCATCGGTTCTGAAAAACCATATCGAGAAGGACGAACCTATCTCCGACCTCGTCTTCGAGATTGAGGCAGCGGAAGAGGACCAAAACCCGATCCCTCAAAAGCAGGAGGTAAATAACATCGCTCCGGATGTCCCCGCAAATCTACCGGAAGAACCTCCCAAAAGTAACAATGAGGAGGCTGTAATTCCCCCAATCATCGCGTCGGAACCGGTCAGGGTTAAACCGGAGAATCCACACACAATTCAGGAACACACCGAATATATGAGGAACACCGGACGAAGCAGAGTCCTCGCAGAGGATGCCGGGGTCATCGGCGATTATTCACTTCCGGAACTCAAGGCAATCCTGCCGAAACTGAATGACGATGCGGCCGGGGTTATTGTTGACGCAGCCGTTGATCAGAAGTTCATCGATCAGGCATTTGCAAAAGGGCTGACGTATGTCGCTGCGAATGCATTTGAAGGGATCGTCCGAAGACCCGCCGGTCTCAGGCTGATACCTTTCTAA
- a CDS encoding uroporphyrinogen-III synthase: MQIAITRLAEKGTTDQALCEKYGHSARIVSPLQAELRASLVQTFVLAANDGEFDAIFFTSAYPAKHIGMLLDREITKRCRVIAIGPQTAKILHEQGIAAETLPTFYSRDFVPYLGKWIDGKRIGIPRADVPNPELIRAIEDAGGLAFEYRCYGLVPTGEFLDLEGADVVLFTSANSFSQARLPDLTGIIPAAIGEITAERMKDGGVTPIVVGDGSLEGTLIKLNEYLKTQ; this comes from the coding sequence ATGCAGATCGCAATAACCCGGCTCGCGGAAAAAGGTACGACAGATCAGGCATTATGCGAAAAATACGGTCATTCTGCCAGAATCGTCTCGCCGCTGCAGGCAGAGCTTAGGGCAAGTCTTGTCCAGACCTTTGTTCTTGCCGCAAACGACGGAGAGTTCGATGCAATATTCTTCACAAGTGCTTATCCTGCAAAACATATCGGGATGCTGCTTGACCGAGAGATCACCAAACGCTGCCGGGTCATCGCAATCGGGCCGCAGACCGCAAAGATACTGCATGAGCAGGGTATTGCCGCCGAGACGCTGCCGACCTTTTACTCACGTGATTTCGTACCGTATCTCGGAAAGTGGATTGATGGAAAACGTATCGGAATTCCGCGGGCGGACGTCCCAAATCCAGAACTGATTCGGGCGATAGAAGATGCAGGGGGACTGGCATTCGAGTATCGATGTTATGGACTTGTACCGACGGGCGAGTTCCTCGATCTCGAGGGAGCGGATGTGGTTCTCTTTACGAGTGCAAACTCCTTCTCACAGGCACGTCTACCGGATTTAACAGGAATAATTCCAGCGGCGATTGGTGAGATCACGGCAGAACGCATGAAAGATGGTGGAGTCACGCCGATAGTAGTCGGAGATGGTTCATTGGAAGGGACACTAATCAAACTTAACGAATATTTGAAAACACAATAA